Proteins encoded within one genomic window of Candidatus Poribacteria bacterium:
- a CDS encoding phytanoyl-CoA dioxygenase family protein, with protein sequence MTDEEKFRFDLSGFLVRPAILERDEVDAIVDQIEKIHHNPESLPPEHRAVPGGPASVLIDHPKVLDVLHEIIGPDVRLENCSSVWREKGQEHGGLHGGGPQQGDPIFGYRVNNGRIHAGMVRVVFELTDVSKKDGGTHFIAGSHKSNFPMHADHLSLEEGKRSPFLMSYECPAGSAIFFTENLCHAGPVWQRDTPRVAVLNAYAHLATHWHRLKTPPEVLSALPREKQAYFREPWVADFRTSPATINTIERFIDNDEPPVNTDTKP encoded by the coding sequence ATGACTGATGAAGAAAAATTTCGATTTGACTTGAGTGGATTCCTCGTGCGTCCGGCGATCCTTGAACGCGATGAGGTGGACGCAATCGTTGATCAGATTGAGAAGATACACCATAATCCTGAATCTTTACCACCAGAACACCGCGCTGTACCGGGCGGACCGGCAAGTGTCCTGATTGACCATCCGAAGGTCCTTGATGTCCTACACGAAATCATCGGACCTGATGTTCGGTTAGAGAACTGCTCCTCTGTCTGGCGTGAAAAGGGACAGGAACACGGTGGACTCCATGGAGGTGGACCCCAACAGGGCGATCCGATCTTTGGGTACCGCGTCAACAACGGACGGATTCACGCGGGGATGGTGCGCGTCGTCTTTGAACTCACGGATGTTAGCAAAAAAGACGGGGGGACACATTTCATAGCGGGCAGCCATAAGTCTAACTTCCCGATGCACGCAGATCATCTGTCCTTAGAGGAAGGGAAACGGAGTCCGTTCCTGATGTCGTATGAATGCCCAGCGGGGAGTGCAATCTTCTTTACAGAAAACTTGTGTCATGCCGGACCTGTTTGGCAACGGGATACGCCACGTGTGGCAGTTCTAAACGCCTACGCGCATCTCGCAACGCATTGGCATCGACTGAAGACCCCGCCCGAAGTACTCTCCGCCTTACCACGTGAAAAGCAGGCATACTTCCGTGAACCGTGGGTCGCCGACTTCCGCACGAGTCCAGCAACGATTAACACAATTGAAAGGTTTATTGACAACGACGAACCACCTGTTAATACCGATACCAAGCCATAA